A part of Vibrio sp. B1FLJ16 genomic DNA contains:
- a CDS encoding GlsB/YeaQ/YmgE family stress response membrane protein encodes MGIISWIILGIIAGALAKWLMPGPDGGGWIATMFLGIAGAFVGGFLGSFLGLGGADGVNIGSIITATIGAFVLLFVYNRFLR; translated from the coding sequence ATGGGTATCATTTCCTGGATTATTCTTGGCATCATCGCTGGTGCACTCGCTAAATGGTTAATGCCGGGTCCTGACGGTGGTGGTTGGATTGCCACAATGTTTCTAGGTATAGCCGGCGCGTTCGTTGGTGGCTTTCTAGGAAGCTTCTTAGGACTAGGCGGTGCGGATGGCGTTAATATCGGTAGTATTATTACTGCGACAATTGGTGCATTTGTGCTTCTGTTTGTTTATAACCGCTTTCTCAGGTGA
- a CDS encoding YkgJ family cysteine cluster protein — MDCRLGCGACCIAPSISSPIPGMPKGKPAGIRCIQLNDDNLCKLFGKPERPKVCHEFKPCPVVCGESNQEAIANISELELLT; from the coding sequence ATGGATTGTCGATTAGGATGTGGGGCATGTTGTATCGCCCCAAGTATTTCTTCACCGATTCCGGGAATGCCGAAAGGTAAGCCAGCAGGGATCCGGTGCATTCAACTTAACGACGATAACCTTTGTAAACTATTTGGTAAGCCTGAGCGTCCTAAAGTTTGCCACGAATTCAAACCATGTCCTGTGGTATGTGGCGAAAGCAACCAAGAAGCGATAGCTAATATTTCAGAACTAGAGTTATTAACCTAA
- the aqpZ gene encoding aquaporin Z, with product MNKYLAEVFGTFWLVLGGCGSAVLAAGFPDVGIGLLGVSLAFGLTVLTMAFAIGHISGCHLNPAVTVGLWAGGRFETKDVLPYVIAQVIGGIIAGGVLYVIAAGQMGFDIAGSGFASNGYGEHSPGQYSMLAALVTEVVMTMMFLIVIMGATDRLAPQGFGPIAIGLCLTLIHLISIPVTNTSVNPARSTGVAIYVGDWAVSQLWLFWIAPIIGGVLGALIYRNLLATNLDNQSSEFHQEDSTCQ from the coding sequence ATGAATAAGTATTTGGCTGAGGTATTTGGCACTTTTTGGTTAGTACTCGGTGGCTGCGGCAGCGCAGTATTAGCAGCTGGATTTCCCGATGTCGGTATTGGTCTGCTAGGGGTCTCTCTGGCGTTTGGTCTAACCGTTCTTACTATGGCTTTCGCTATAGGTCATATTTCAGGTTGCCACTTAAATCCGGCCGTAACGGTTGGCCTTTGGGCTGGCGGTCGGTTTGAAACTAAAGATGTACTGCCTTACGTAATAGCGCAAGTGATCGGTGGTATTATCGCGGGTGGGGTTCTCTATGTTATCGCGGCGGGACAAATGGGCTTTGATATAGCAGGTTCAGGTTTTGCGTCAAACGGCTATGGCGAGCACTCACCCGGCCAATATTCCATGCTGGCTGCTTTAGTAACCGAAGTCGTTATGACCATGATGTTTCTGATTGTCATCATGGGGGCAACAGACAGACTGGCACCTCAAGGGTTTGGTCCTATCGCTATCGGCCTGTGTTTAACCTTGATTCACCTCATTAGTATTCCTGTTACCAACACCTCGGTGAATCCTGCCCGTAGTACCGGTGTAGCCATCTACGTCGGCGATTGGGCGGTATCTCAGCTATGGTTATTCTGGATTGCACCAATCATCGGTGGTGTATTAGGTGCGTTAATCTACAGAAATCTTCTGGCAACAAATTTAGACAACCAATCCTCTGAATTTCATCAGGAAGACAGCACCTGCCAGTAG
- the recR gene encoding recombination mediator RecR, giving the protein MRTSHMLEQLMEALRCLPGVGPKSAQRMAFHLLQRDRKGGLQLADALSQAMTEIGHCSECRTFTEEDVCHICTNPKRQENGQICVVESPADIAAVEATGQYSGRYFVLMGHLSPLDGIGPSDIGLDVLDYRLRRGDITEVILATNPTVEGEATAHYIAELCKEHQVEASRIAHGVPVGGELELVDGTTLSHSLMGRHKL; this is encoded by the coding sequence ATGCGTACCAGTCATATGCTGGAGCAATTGATGGAGGCCTTACGTTGTCTACCTGGGGTTGGCCCCAAGTCGGCACAGCGTATGGCCTTTCATTTGTTACAGCGTGATAGAAAAGGCGGTCTGCAGCTTGCAGATGCGCTCAGTCAGGCGATGACAGAAATTGGTCATTGTTCTGAATGTCGAACCTTTACTGAAGAAGACGTTTGCCATATTTGTACTAATCCAAAGCGCCAGGAAAATGGTCAAATTTGTGTAGTAGAAAGTCCGGCAGACATTGCCGCCGTCGAGGCGACAGGACAGTACTCAGGGCGATACTTTGTTCTGATGGGACACTTATCTCCACTTGATGGTATCGGACCCAGTGATATTGGTTTAGATGTGCTTGATTATCGCCTTCGTCGGGGTGATATTACAGAAGTTATTCTTGCTACCAACCCTACGGTTGAGGGCGAAGCTACGGCTCATTACATAGCTGAACTGTGTAAAGAGCACCAAGTAGAGGCTAGCCGTATCGCACATGGTGTGCCTGTCGGTGGTGAGCTTGAGCTTGTTGATGGAACAACTTTGTCCCACTCGCTAATGGGCCGACACAAACTTTAG
- a CDS encoding YbaB/EbfC family nucleoid-associated protein, translating into MFGKGGMGNLMKQAQQMQDRMQKLQEEIANMEVTGESGAGLVKVTITGSHSVRRVDIDESLMEDDKEMLEDLIAAAFNDAARRVEETQKEKMASVTGGMQLPPGMKMPF; encoded by the coding sequence ATGTTTGGTAAAGGCGGTATGGGCAACCTAATGAAGCAAGCCCAGCAAATGCAAGATCGTATGCAAAAGCTTCAAGAAGAAATTGCGAATATGGAAGTAACAGGCGAGTCTGGTGCTGGTCTGGTTAAAGTTACCATCACTGGTAGCCACAGCGTTCGTCGTGTTGATATCGATGAAAGCTTGATGGAAGACGACAAAGAAATGCTGGAAGATTTGATTGCAGCAGCATTCAACGACGCAGCTCGTCGCGTCGAAGAAACCCAAAAAGAGAAAATGGCTTCTGTAACTGGCGGTATGCAACTACCACCAGGTATGAAAATGCCTTTCTAA